Within Hydra vulgaris chromosome 02, alternate assembly HydraT2T_AEP, the genomic segment GAGTAGCGGAAAGGTATGTGAGGATAGCGCAGGATATGTATGAGAACAGTATGACAGCAGTGAGATGTGCCAATGAATGACAGACAGGTTTAAAGTGGAGGTAGGACTACATCAGAGATCAGCCCTGAGTCCCTTCCTGTTTGCAATTGTCATGGACAGACTGACGGACGAAGTTAGACAGGAGTCCCCTTGGactattatgtttgctgatgacattGTAATCTGTAGTGAGAGTAGGGTGCAAGTGGAGGTAAACTGTAGTGAGAGTAGGGTGCAAGTGGAGAGACGGAGGTATGCTTTGGAAAGCAGGGGAATGAAAGTGAGCAAGAGTAAAACAGAGTACATGTATGTGAATGAGAGGGCACACGGTGGACAGGTCCAGTTACAAGGAGTTGATCTGGTAAAGGTCAACAAGTTTACCTACTTACCTACGAGGGAACAGAATAATGGAGGAAGTGAAAGAGAGGTAAAGAAGAGAGTGCAGGCAGGGTGGTGTAGATGACACAAAGTGTCTGGTGTGATCTGTGATAGAAGGGTGTCGGCTAGAATGAAGGGTAAGATCTATAGGACAGTAGTGAGACCTGCT encodes:
- the LOC136075775 gene encoding uncharacterized protein LOC136075775, which produces MDRLTDEVRQESPWTIMFADDIVICSESRVQVEVNCSESRVQVERRRYALESRGMKVSKSKTEYMYVNERAHGGQVQLQGVDLVKVNKFTYLPTREQNNGGSEREVKKRVQAGWCR